The Pongo pygmaeus isolate AG05252 chromosome 11, NHGRI_mPonPyg2-v2.0_pri, whole genome shotgun sequence genome includes a region encoding these proteins:
- the TWIST2 gene encoding twist-related protein 2 isoform X1, with the protein MHTTALQPGQQNETLSQNKQTQKINVGEDVEKLEPLGTAGGNVNQCYRIRYGGSSKNKMQNKQNVVCTQTHHTPPTHTPHTNHTPHTHHTPTPHTPHTHPTHTTHAPHTHPTPHTHTTYHTQTTYPTHTTHPTHTPHTPHTPHTPHTHHTPHTHTTHTPYTPHTTHKPHTPHTHIPHTTHPTHTTPHAHHTPTHHTHTLPHTHTTHTPHPPQHTPDTPHTTHTPHPTDTPHTPHTPHAPTHHTHTTPHTHTTPHTQTHPTHTPSPPPTHTHTGWNVILPLKRKVVSKGTIAWMNPEDTVLSEISWSQTNTI; encoded by the coding sequence atgcacaccactgcactccagcctgggcaacagaatgagaccctgtctcaaaacaaacaaacacagaaaataaatgttggtgaagatgtggagaaattggaaccattgggcactgctggtgggaatgtaaaccagtGCTATAGAATACGGTatggagggtcctcaaaaaataaaatgcagaacaAACAAAACGTGGTGTGTACACAGACACACCatacaccccccacacacacaccacacacaaaccacacaccccacacacatcacacacccacaccacataccccacacacacatcccacacacaccacacacgcaccacacacgcaccccacacctcacacacacaccacataccacacacaaacgacataccccacacacaccacacaccccacacacaccccacacaccccacacaccccacacaccccacacacacaccacacaccccacacacacaccacacacacaccctacaccccacacaccacacacaaaccacacaccccacacacacacatcccacacaccacacaccccacacacaccacaccccacgcacaccacacccccacacaccacacacacaccttaccccacacacacaccacacacacaccacatcccccccaacacacaccagacaccccacacaccacacacacaccacaccccacagataccccccacaccccacacacaccacatgcccccacacaccacacacacaccacaccccacacacacaccacaccccacacacaaacacaccccacacacacaccatcacctcccccaacacacacacacacaggatggAACGTCATTCTGCCTTTAAAAAGGAAGGTTGTCTCGAAAGGGACCATagcatggatgaaccctgaggacacagtgctgagtgaaataagctggTCACAGACAAACACTATATGA